A window of Gossypium hirsutum isolate 1008001.06 chromosome D13, Gossypium_hirsutum_v2.1, whole genome shotgun sequence genomic DNA:
aaaaataatatGATTAATATGATTCAAAGGTAAAACATTAATAAtgcttaattaaaatataatctaaaaagattgtgattatcaatatatgattttgttgtaaaaaaataatttggggtGATTAGATTTGAGACTTTGaacccaaaatttttatttttaaatatgttgtCATAAATTTTACATAGTATAgttaatatttgaatatttatataaatatataaaaaaatttaaatataattatgataaaatatataGATTATTGGCACTTACATTTATTAGATTAAGGATGTGTTTGATAAACTAAATATTTGAATGCTGAAAAATTAAGTACTTGATTTTTACTACTTAATTTTATAAGTactaaatttagtttttaaaattatttggtaaattagtaaatataaaaattgaaaaaaattatgttgtttgataaaagtaaatattaatttttaaaccactattacttttaattttaatcttattaatataatattttatattattttgaatagttttaaATGGAAGATAAATGTGGTAATTTGAAtatcacatttttttttaaaaaaagataatttattttaattttttaataaaattataccTTACCTTATTCaatacttttttattaaaaattttatattaagtaaaaaattaaaatattaccaaacatatttaaaatattaaatattaaaaattttcattttaattaattttcaatcatttatcaaaattaagagaTTTATCCAAAAATAACTACGAtgaaatatagaaatacaaacttcaACATCCCCATAACTTTCTTTATTTCACATAATCTTCTTGGACATGATCCAGTCTCCAAACTCCAAAGAAAGTTCTATTCATTCATGAAAGATACTTAAGCTGTTgcatttagaaaagaaaagaaaaaaggatatTGGTCATGGTGAGCCCTGCAGTGTCGGGGGGATGACTCTTGGTGATGAGTAAGAGCAATCACACATGAAAGACAAAGGCAAACCTAAAATCGTCCTCCTTCTAAAGTGCAGAAAGATCTGAACATGAATAAACTTGGTAAATATGATACAAAATTTATGCTGAAATGTTGGGGTGGCATCTATTATTTTCCAACTCAACTGTATCAAACATATCAAAGAATATGTGACAAAATTATCTTACATGGTTACATTTAAATATGTCCAAACCAGAAGGCATAACTCAGATGATAAAATCCATACTTCCCATGCTGGTATTTACAGTTTTTTGCAGATTAAAAATGTCGCTTAAGTAGTAAATGGAAGAATGGAAAGAAGAGAGTagaaagttaaaaataaattatattttgaatgtgCTTGGTAGGAAAGAATAATAAAGAGATAGATTATCATTTTCATCTTAAggcatgaaaagaaaaaaatgataaaaacgaAGTGTGCATTTTTCATCCTTCATTCCAAATTGAAACGATCAaaggagaaaaatgaaaaagatgtaAGTGGTGCATTTTACAAGATTTatgaacttttttaaaaatttcattttcttttcatcttccCACTTTTCCATTCTCTTACCAACAATTTTTCATCTTTCCACCTTACCAAGCAAAAGCCTAAATGAGTAAACCTCGATCAGCCGAGGGATTGGAAGGTTGCTCACTGAGGATTAAAGCTTGTTCAGATGAGGGATTGGAAGGTTGCCCACTGGTTTCGGCCGGTTTAGAATCTTTGGGAGAATTAGAGTCGTTAACGTGTGCATGGCCCTCTGGTTTCTGAGCTTGCTCCTCAGCCAAAACTTTTTCTCTTGCCTTCTGCCCCACATCTTCTGCTGCTTTAGCAACCCTGTTGTACGCAGCACTAACCCATGAGGCTCCAACCAAAACATAACGGTTCTTCATTATGGCAGATCCCGCAGTGCTAACGGACTGCTCGGCAACTGCAAATGCAGACTTTGTCTTCTCAGAAACCTGAAATTTCTGGTCCACATCCCGCATCTTTTCATTTACTATGGCTGTGCCAGCACTAAATTTTTCAGTAAAACCAATCTTCTGATCAAGGGATGCAATTTTGGCAGAGGCAGTTGATGTGAACTGATGCTTCTCATCAAAGGCCTTTGCTTTGCCTAATGCATCTTTGCCAATAATGAATCCCTTCGCTAGCATGGTGCTAACAACATCCTCTGCCTTCTTGTAACCAGCTTCAGCCTGGCCACTACCTTTATCCCCTGTTCCCTGTGGTGATCAAACAATCTTTTCATATCAGAAACCATGAATTAGCAAGTGAACCCAAAATGGATTCAAGTAGTTAGGACATTACCGGTGTTGTAAAGACATGGTCTGGCAGCTTGTAATCAGGAGCCAGCTCTATGGTAACAGACTGATCAACAATTGTTGCCCCCTGAAGAAACGTGTATCCGAATCAATAAGAacgaaatgaaaattttcaatccGACCAATCAACGTTAGTCTTAATGGGAGATTTGCTCCTTTGTAAAAATGCTAACCAACGTTAGAACACTATCAATtatcaatttgtaaaaaattttcttgaagtACTCTTGCTCTATACCTATGTCCTACACATTCGAACATGAGTATGGACTATGAAGGTATGATCttccaaaacatgaaaaaatcttttaaaaatgaaCATATAGCCATGTAGGAAACATGCCTGAATTTGATACTCACCCCGAATCTAAGTACCATAGTTTTAAACAAAATGGGCACTGGCATGGTGATCCCACAGGCAAAGCATTACAGTAAGTGCTTTCAAAACCACATCAGACATAAGATTCCACAGAGATGTGCATAgacatttaattttcatattcattttCCTTACAACAGAAGCATAAACTGCTATTACATGATGCATGCAGGAAAGTCAGTAAAAGCAATCAATATGACCAATATGGAAAAAGCTCTAAAGAAATGACAGGTTCATACTGAAAGGAGGACTGCAGTCTCTGCTCCCTGTGGTTCCTTGAAAGTAATATATGCAACTTGCGATCGCTCATTATCACTGAAAGCCAAAAGGCAAAGCAGTAATAAGCCTAGAGTAGAAAGTGTTCAAGAGATTCCAGAACATCACTATACTGGAATAACTACATGAATCAGAAGGCATGAGAAGTAATTCCAACaatttcaacctttttttatttgtatccaatacagtggagaagagAATGTGAATGAAAAAGAGATTGTGAAATTTAAGCATCATATGGTAATAACTAACCCTTGCATTTCAACATATACAAGTTCACCGGAGAAGATAAAGAACTCCTTTATATCTTGCTCAGATGCACCCAAGGAGACATTGCTCACTTTCACTGATCGGATCtgttaaaaaaaaacttgtaagCCCCGAAACTAATAAAACATGTTCTATTTATGTTACTTAGAATTGGAGTGTAAGTGTTAGATATAGGTAGGTGTTtacattcaattttttaaaatattttccatatatttggaGTGTCTGATCATATGTTTAATCCATGCTCGAATATGAAAATTTGTCGCAACCTAGTATTCTATCCCCCATTGTCACATGCATTTTTACAAAGAAATTATggcaaaatcaaataaaaaaaattcccaatAGGATTTTCATAATCATACATGCTCGCATGCAAGCATACACATAATGTTGAATACAAATTATGGAGGCCTTAGCACGAGttaaattctgtaaattttctaaATCTTTTTAAATGAAGCATTAGTTTGAGCAGTTTTCTTTTAGCAACCCAATAAATTTCTAATTAGCATGCAAATGATCATACACGCACgacgaaatgaaataaaaaagatcCGTATACAGTTTGCAACAAATCCAATAAGAATATATAATCAAAATCTTTTCAATTACAAAAGTATCAATATAAGAAGAATGACAGTGATATATTATACGTGtgtctgtatatatatatataaatcgcTAAGAAGTAGAGAAAATGACAGTACCATATAACGATATAAGAAGAAAATTCAAATGCATGATAATGGCAGAATGCTAAACTTATATTAGATAATATCCTAATAATAATGAGgtattaaataattaaacaaatcGGAACATTCTCTTCCATTCTGCgacgaaattgaaagaaaaaaaaaagatgtgaCATAAATATTCTTACCGACCAAACAAGATGAtggaacaaaaagaaaatttataaacaTTACACTAACCGCCATGAAGTTCCGTTTATGGCAGAAAAGCCGAACTTTTCTTCGCcggaattttttcttttttcttttcaacaaAATTTGAAGGAAATGAAAGTTTTCCTGAGAGGGAGAGGTTATGGCGTCGAAGATATTACGGGGTGtacattagaaaaaaaatcctGTGCGGATATCCTTAACATACATCGTTTAGAAGCAAGCTTCTAGGGTATTTTGGGAGTATTTGTGCAATATGaagaaagataaaaatataatttgcgtcttattttatttatttttagtataattattgaaatttaagTGTTATTATTGAATTAGGTTGAGTCAAAACCGGTTTAGGGTGACTTTGGACATGCGGTCCGTTTATTCgtaattagtgtaaaaatagctcTCGATTCTTTCTTCTCCTTCTTTCATGACTCGAGCTCGTAGAAGGAAGATATAAGAGGGACCTATGGATAGTGTGGTCAGAAATCTATAATAGAGTCCGACTATAACGACCGAATTGATTATCGTCATGTGTAAGGATATTAGATTCCCtggtataaaatattttaaaatcatcattaacctcccttttttcttttctatttctggattattatatgataatttttgagctttacatatacatatatagaaatagaaaaagataGACTAAAACCGACATCTCTTATGTCATGTCAATgacaatataaaaatgaaattgggatctaaataaaatataatgaaatagagCCACTTTGAGGTTCCCTATAAAATGAAGCAACAGAGCTACTACAAAGAAATTTTGGGGGTTACGAAGGAAACTTCAAGTTCATATTGGTCATGGGTGGCATTGAGATTATACTGTAACGTAagacaaaaattaaactaaacgCACCACACCGCCCGTTGAAACCCACTGTCACTAacccattttattattaaaaattaataaactaTTAGAAACATTTTATATTAACATTCATTGtcataaacaatgaaaaaaaaattttactccaAACGAAAtgtatgaaacaactttgaaacACATACAGAGGGAAAAATCTCTCATAATTCTAAAATGTACGAATGAATACTAACAACAAGATCCATTGCTATTAATTTCCTTAAAAACAAACTATGATTCTATATGAAGTTTTGCAACAAGGAGAAGATGTCATCATCCTTTTCATCAGCAAGTGAAACCAGCAGAGGGCCATCTTCCCTTTTCTCACCGACTATCATCATCGTGCTATCTTCTGTGAAAATATCGAGCATAGCCAAGATACTGTCATCGTGTGAAAGCTGGGGAATCTCCATTAATGTAGTAGGAGAGGCAACGTCAGAGTGATCTATGGAGGGTGCCAATCTTGATGTAATCTCGTCACTTTGATAATCAAGAGAAACCCCGTGACCATGACCATGACCATCCAACAAATCAGAAGCTTTAAAATACAATACAGAGTGCGCATCTTCCGGTTCCGGACCATCTCTCGTGCTTTCACCGATGAAATCTGGAACTGGAAGGAGATGACTCTCCCTGGATTTGGTGTTGGTGACCAAAGTGTAGACATTGTTTGAGTCGGCAGAGGGTTGAAGGGAGCAGGCATCCAAGGATGGCTTGTTTTTCCCCATTGTAATCAAAAGACCTCAAGATCTCGATAACCgagaataataataatggttTTTACCCACGAGGAGTGAATAAAATAAAGTTGCAATCTTTGTAAAACGAAGATATATAAATCTACTAATTTACTTGATCCTTGAAAAAGGACCAAGTCCAATGCCTGAAAAAGAGCCTTCCTCGGATCATAAAACCCAGGCCGCAACTGAGAAACGATGGTGGACCCCTGATAACCCCATGATGCATTTGCTGTGCAAATCAAACCCTGTTTTCAACAGATCAGTTAGCTCCTTCGTATAATCCCAACCCAtagaaattaaaagagaaaaacatgtcaaaacagggAACCCTAAATCACCAAACAGGAAATAACCAAAACAGAGAATGAATCGAAGTAAGAAACCCTAAAAAGCAGAGTTCAAGTTTTAGAAGAAAACTGtgggttaaaataaaaatataagcacGGCAGATAGAAAACTAGAAAGGAAAACAAATCAAAACAGGGAACCCAAAATCACCAAACGAAAATTAAATCGAACCAAGAAACCTAAAAAAACAGAGTTGAATTTCAGAACGAAAGTATAGATCAAAATCAGAAACAAGAAATCGAAACAAACCTGAATTATGAAAGGTTTCAGAAACAGAGAAATAACCCAAAAAAAATCAATAGGAATCGTAGGGGCGAGAGCGAGGAATTTAGAAATCGCAAGAATGGGAAAGGCAGCTGAAAACTCTGTGAAAGAGGGAAGTGAAAATAAGTGAGGGAGAGGGAAGCCGCCTCCCTTTATATACACATGGGAACTAGCCGTTGTATTCCTACGCGTTTTTCTTGGTTTATTTCTTACGGTCCCTATTctttttgaaatatttgaaatttagtctctttatttttatttctgatTTAGTCTCTCCATTtcttatttgaaaaattaaagttaataaattttatttaaattttaatattcaaaaaaattatttagaaattaaaatcTTATTGATAGCTAATATTCAAATTTAGTAAAAGTCAATTAACATGGTTAACAATTTGACTCTAACTTTTTTTTCTAATGAATTAGACTctaattttcaaatcaaacaaataaagggactaaatttctGAAACTgaaagaaaaaggattaaatttcataattttaaagaGTACAAGGACTAGGGTCATAATTAGACTTTCTTCTTTTAATGTAATAACATTATTGGATATTCTTTTCAATAACAAATTGtgatgataaataaatattttactctttttctttactttatacTAGTTTTAACTGggggttttaattttatttaatgaattaatgaTATAATTACTAAATCCACGTGTAAGTAATTACAtgatctaaataaattaaaattaaaatatttctttcaaacaaatcaaatttagtttaaaatttctataaaaaattagtttatgttataaaataaagagagatagagagggtaaagaacaaagaaaatatgagaaataataaagaatatattttattgatcaatgggaTGATTACAATGTTTCTTCAAAGTCTATTTATAGGCGTAATAAGCATAAATGAAGTAAAGATAtaattctaatgactattagaatttaaagtatatcaaaacttatcttaatcTTGATGGACGTCCACTTAATaatatattcataacactcccccttaaaTGTCCATTGGTATATaatgtgcctcattaaaaccttattagcAAAAActctgtgggataaaaacctaataaacgaaaaagagtacacaatcttctattacaagATGACTCGTTAAAAATATTTACCAGAAAAACCTAATGGGACAAAACATtgattaaaggaaaaaaatacaACTTGTTTTTAGACTTCCCTGATGAGaacattacattacatctttgagtcgACGCATTCCAATCTTACATAGTAGTCTTTCAAATATTGAAGTTAGCAGTGCCTTAGTAAAAAAGTATGCTAAATTATCACTAAAATgaatttgttgaacatttatatcaTCTCTTTTCTCAATATCATGGGTGCAGaataattttagtgaaatatgtttcgttctgtcacctttgatgtaaccacccttcaattaagctatacatgttgcattatcttcgtataagatagttggcaTCTATTTCTGTAAAGGCAAATTAAACATCTTCTAGATATGTTGGGTGAATAACCTTAGCTAAACACACTCTcgacttgcctcatgcattgcaattatttctgcaTGATTTGAAGAAACGGTAGGTAATGTTTGGTTTGTTAAACGTCGTGATATGGCAGTaccccacatgtaaataaatatcctgtTTGAGATCAACTTTTATGTGGATTCGATAAATAACCAACATCAGCATAGCCAACTAATagagattttgaatcatttgaataaaataatctcATACCAATGGTCCTTCTGAGATATttgaatacatgtttaattccattccaatgtcAACGTGTTGGAGAATAACTAAAGtttgctaacaagtttacaacAAAAGTTATATCAAGTCTGTCGAAACCatattttattttgagaaaaaaaaaacaaattagttgtcgactttaaaaaaacaaaaattgggagtcgccaccaatcttttattgaggtgtgattggatcacctaaaaaatagatttggtctacgagttttagaaaaatggatccaggagtcggttacgtacgaggaaggattagcaccctcataacgcccaaaattggtacctagttaattaattagtgtcttaatgtcgaaaatttaaaaatatgatccttaataaaaacttaaaaaacgttacttattaagactcttatcatttcggagaaagaaaatgtcacacccaatgcgttagggacattctaattcctcaaaaatgaattagtccaaaatactcgtgtaattaaatttaaaagaatattcattttttttaaatttataaagaaatcgcggcccaatacgttagggcacaatttctcaaaatcctaaacttggaatatttcttttgttattattattttttttaaaatctttgtctcgagaaatcaatacgtcacatccaatacgttaggatacaacatattaaattcccgacaacaagcttttcattttattttttgattaatgagcaattctcgattgttagatttaatgaagaaaattggaacccaatacgttagggctcaatttccttgaaaatcctaaatacgagtattatctcaattttgaaaattttaaaatcgagtaaaaaaatgatgtaatgctacattaagtgtaaaatacaataataaatacaacaatggcatagaaataaacgaaactaatgtacataaaaaacgacgacatgtaaagtatcaaatgaacaaaatataaatgaaaacataaatcaataagcaaatgaaggaaataaacaaaaaaatataaagagaaaaaaggtacaaaatatatacatgaaattataaagaataaaagatatacacatgggtttacatataaaattttgggctatagaatttataacaaaatatatataatacatttacgaaaataaagaaaaatatataaatatacatatatatattataacatatgtgttgaaaatataagtttgtatttaagcaaataaaaaacatagacatgtgcgtatatatatatataaaatattcattagaaatatatataaatagatacatgtacatatatacaaaagtaaaaaaaaattgaaactaaatataaaaatatgtatatgtatataaaatgtaaatgtatatatatgtatataaaagttatgcaaatagaataataataaaatatatatatatcatatgtgCATGTGtttataaaagttttttaaacaaatgtatgtatatatattattgtaaaaaaatatacgtatgtatatatatagtaataataataataataataacaataataatttaataacaagaaaatcaaatttaaataataataaataataaataaaagaagagacTAAATCGAGCTTTGACATAAATTCTGGGCCTAAATCCGCAAATGAAGTCGAAAGGACCCTATTGAACAcgccaaagaaaataaaaatgcaagagaaagaaaattttaagggaatactcttaagaattattattattccCCACTTCCGtccctttacaatgaagggagaggcatctatttatagttgagcctccccaaatccaacggtacaaattaattacatcaacggctaagattaaaaggtacctacaaattaaatctctaatattagaaaatcatatcttctaagattgcatatcatatctaagattgcatatccttgaatattatgtttccatatgcatcaagcttgtagatagaccttcaaccttttcaagtaatgggccatcccGATTAggccaaataatataattttggactttgttttattattttgggtttattatttttttatgagcccgggctaaattggcctattacaaagtcttgtgttgtttgcaagatacatcaatgtcATTTATATATGGTACTTTAAGACCAAGAAAATTTTCATCATTCTCACAATGACAAAATTCAATCTAATGATCATACAACCATCGGGGTACTCAATGGATGCGCTTTACCCATGTAAAAAATTTTTAAGGTCTTTTCAGTATAAATTGACTGATGGacatgaatttcatcttttaaatgctcATTTTGTAGGCCAAGACAAAACATTATTTTTTCAAGATCTTTCATattaaattctttctttaaataatttactgcaTTTTGAAGCTCCTCGGGAGTTCCAATAATAATTATCACAAAACCCGATCCAGACCTTTTTATTTTAAAGGTTACAAATACGCGTTTCTGAAGTCTCtcatatattttgatttagttcttatgcttttattttcaagaacttactccctttactttttaaattcaaaaatttaggtTCAGTTGTTAACAACTTTAAAATTcttatgttaaattcatttaaatgacattctatttttttttttaaatcgtaactTAGTAGCCATGTGACAAAGAAGATCGCATTGCAATGATCCTAAattcaacataaaatttatacagtgttaataattttttaaatttacattagcattttaaacaaaataaaatatttagactaactaatgacattataaaactGAATGGtgtcaaaaaaatgaaaatataaagattaaatataatatttgaaCGTAGTTATGTATAGAAGTGTAGAATTTGTGTATCAGGAACCTCCTTGCATCTACCCTTTTCGCTCTCATAGAAGAAAACAAGTAGAAGCAATAAGGAAAGAAGAAATTGATGCATGAAGTCCCCAAAAGaacaaggaaaaaaaaacagCTGTTTTACTACATGGTGTTGGTTCAATGGTTTGTGAAATCAAATAAACACCATCCAAATGTGGATCTAGATTTCATCAGTTccttttaattaagttttagttcaaatcaattactataaaaaaaaaaaagataagtgtgaatttaaaatataatcccAAATACTGATTCAATTGCAGACTGGGATTCATTTCTTACCTCAAAGGTACAGCAATGTTTGTTATCTATGAACTAACAAAatactatttattttgattatgaagaTATCATCttctaaatatatgaaaaaatattcATGCATCAAATTATGACTCACATTCTAAAATGTTGGAATTACATCCAAACTTTGGAGcttataattattgaaattttagttttattttctccAAAAGAATTGTATGAAACTTACAACTTTAACAAATGCAGGGAGGGGAAATCTCTCATAATTCTAACATGTACGAATGAATACTAACAAAACAATCAAGATCCATTGCTATTAATTTCCTTAAAAGCAAATACAAAACTATGATCTTATATGAAGTTTTGCAACAATGAGAAGatttcatcatctttttcatcaccAAGTGAAACCAGCAGAGGGCCATCTTCCCTTTTCTCACCGACTATCAGCATCGTGCTATCTTCCGTGAAAATATCGAGCATAGCCAAGATGCTGTCATCGTGTGAAAGCTGGGGAATCTCCTTTAATGTAGTAGGAGAGGCAACGTCAGAGTAATCTATGGAGGTTGCCAATCTTGATGTAATCTCGTCACTTTGATCATCAAGAGAAACCCCATGACCATGACCATGACCATCCAACAAATCAGAAGCTTTAAAATACAATACAGAGTGCGCATCTTCCGGTTCCGGACCATCTCTCGTGCTTTCATCGATGAAAATGGCGAGCAAGGATAGAATACTGTCATCTGGAACTGGAAGTCGATGATTCTCCCTGGATTTGGTGTTGGTGACTAAAATGTATACATTGTTTGAGTCGGCAGAGGGTTGAAGGGAGCAGGCATCCAAGGATGGCTTGTTTTTCCCCATTGTAATCAAAAGACCTCAAGATCTTGATACCCGATAATGATAATGGTTTTTACCCACGAGGAGTGAATAAAGTAAAGTTGCAATCTTTGTAAAACGAAAATATATAAATCTACTAATTTACTTGATCCTTGAAAAAGGACCAAGTCCAATGCCTGAAAAAGAGCCTTCCTCGGATCATAAAACCCAGGCCGCAACTGAGAAACGATGGTGGATCCCTGATAACCCCATGATGCATTTGCTGTGCAAATCAAACCCTGTTTTCAACAGATCAGTTAGCTCCTTCGTATAATCCCAACccatagaaattaaaagaaaaaaacaagtcTAAACAGGGAACCCTAAATCACCAAACAGGAAATAACCAAAACAGAGAATGAATCGGAGTAAGAAACCCTAAAAAGCTGAGTTCAAATTTTAGAAGGAAACTGtgggttaaaataaaaaaaaacatcctACATATAATCACGACCCAGAAAAAAactagaaaggaaaaaaaatcaaaacagggAACCCAAAATCACCAAACGAAAATTAAATCGAACCAAGAAACCTAAAAAAACAGAGTTGAATTTCAGAATGAAACTGTAGATCAAAATCAGAAACAAGAAATCGAAACAAACCTGAATGTTAAAAGGTTTTAGAAACAGAGATataaccccaaaaaaaaaaggaatcgtAACGAGAAAACGAGGGATTGAGAAATCGCGTGAATGGGAGAGGAAGCTGAAAATTCAATCAGAGAGGGAAGTGAAAGAGGGAAGCCGCCTCCCTTTATATACACATGGAAACTAGCCGTTGTACTACTACGCGCTCTTCTAAGTTTAATTCTGCTTGCAGTCCCTGTACTCTTTgagaattttcaatttagtctcgttTTCCATTTCTTGAAATTTATTCTCTCTACTtcttatttgaaaaattaaagtcAAATTTACAATAACATTAATGCATTGTAACGACTCGATTTTCGTTGgtatcaaaaaatttaatttcgagGCTAAATTTTCTTAAATCAAGACAAACCAATTATTAAACC
This region includes:
- the LOC121225136 gene encoding uncharacterized protein, which codes for MGKNKPSLDACSLQPSADSNNVYTLVTNTKSRESHLLPVPDFIGESTRDGPEPEDAHSVLYFKASDLLDGHGHGHGVSLDYQSDEITSRLAPSIDHSDVASPTTLMEIPQLSHDDSILAMLDIFTEDSTMMIVGEKREDGPLLVSLADEKDDDIFSLLQNFI
- the LOC107919627 gene encoding binding partner of ACD11 1; the encoded protein is MAIRSVKVSNVSLGASEQDIKEFFIFSGELVYVEMQGDNERSQVAYITFKEPQGAETAVLLSGATIVDQSVTIELAPDYKLPDHVFTTPGTGDKGSGQAEAGYKKAEDVVSTMLAKGFIIGKDALGKAKAFDEKHQFTSTASAKIASLDQKIGFTEKFSAGTAIVNEKMRDVDQKFQVSEKTKSAFAVAEQSVSTAGSAIMKNRYVLVGASWVSAAYNRVAKAAEDVGQKAREKVLAEEQAQKPEGHAHVNDSNSPKDSKPAETSGQPSNPSSEQALILSEQPSNPSADRGLLI
- the LOC121203383 gene encoding uncharacterized protein translates to MGKNKPSLDACSLQPSADSNNVYILVTNTKSRENHRLPVPDDSILSLLAIFIDESTRDGPEPEDAHSVLYFKASDLLDGHGHGHGVSLDDQSDEITSRLATSIDYSDVASPTTLKEIPQLSHDDSILAMLDIFTEDSTMLIVGEKREDGPLLVSLGDEKDDEIFSLLQNFI